A region from the Variovorax sp. RKNM96 genome encodes:
- a CDS encoding LysR family transcriptional regulator, whose protein sequence is MEPLNHLESFVQSAEGGSFSAAARRLGLTPAAVSKNVARLEARLGVRLFQRSTRRLTLTEGGERFLAQIGGPLATLQDAVAGLAKDDGQPSGTLKVSMGQAFGREYVLPMMGDFLARYPAILPDWYFDNQQVDLVGEGFDAAIGGGIELSPGMVARELSRIHVVAVASPAYLAGRELPGQPADLAQLDALLRRSSPTGRLRSWTLQHAGGQQATVELPRPRAIFNDPEAIAHAALMGLGVAMLPMPFVERGLCSGELVRLLPEWHFDAGVVWLYYPSKKLLPPKTRAFVDFVLERFRRERFAERMQVA, encoded by the coding sequence ATGGAACCGCTCAATCACCTCGAATCCTTCGTCCAGAGTGCGGAGGGCGGCAGCTTCTCGGCGGCCGCGCGGCGCCTCGGGCTCACGCCGGCGGCGGTCAGCAAGAACGTGGCGCGGCTGGAAGCCCGGCTGGGCGTGCGCCTCTTCCAGCGCAGCACGCGCCGCCTCACGCTGACCGAGGGCGGGGAGCGCTTCCTCGCGCAGATCGGCGGGCCGCTCGCCACGTTGCAGGACGCGGTGGCGGGCCTGGCCAAGGACGACGGCCAGCCGTCCGGCACCCTGAAAGTGAGCATGGGCCAAGCCTTCGGGCGCGAGTACGTGCTGCCGATGATGGGCGACTTCCTGGCGCGCTATCCGGCCATCCTGCCCGACTGGTACTTCGACAACCAGCAGGTGGACCTGGTCGGCGAGGGCTTCGACGCGGCCATCGGCGGCGGCATCGAGTTGTCGCCCGGCATGGTGGCGCGCGAGCTGTCGCGCATCCACGTGGTGGCGGTCGCCTCGCCGGCCTACCTGGCGGGGCGCGAGCTGCCCGGGCAACCCGCCGACCTGGCGCAACTCGACGCGCTGCTGCGGCGCTCCTCGCCCACCGGGCGGCTGCGCAGCTGGACGCTGCAGCACGCGGGCGGCCAGCAGGCCACGGTGGAGCTGCCGCGGCCGCGCGCGATCTTCAACGACCCCGAGGCCATTGCCCACGCCGCGCTGATGGGGCTGGGCGTGGCGATGCTGCCGATGCCTTTCGTCGAGCGGGGCCTCTGCAGCGGCGAACTGGTGCGGCTGCTGCCCGAATGGCATTTCGACGCGGGAGTGGTGTGGCTCTACTACCCGAGCAAGAAGCTGCTGCCGCCAAAGACGCGCGCGTTCGTCGATTTCGTGCTGGAACGCTTTCGCCGCGAGCGTTTCGCCGAGCGGATGCAGGTGGCCTGA
- a CDS encoding tripartite tricarboxylate transporter substrate binding protein, giving the protein MNLSFKTNRRAALTASAAAAAIALMAPAAWAQGTWPTKPVRIVVPFAAGGTTDILARAVAPELSKAFGQQFIVDNRAGAGGNVGAELVARAPNDGYTLLMGTVGTHGINRALYPKLPFDPIKDFVPITLVAAVPNVMEMNAEKAKALNIHNVQDFIKYAKANPGKLNMASSGSGTSIHLAGELFKSMTGTFMAHIPYKGSGPALLDMVGGNADVMFDNLPSSMAQIKGGKLTALAVTSSQRSPALPDLPTVEEAGGPTLKGFEASSWFGLLAPAGTSPEIVNRIQQEVAKSLGTPAIKEKMLAQGAIPSGNSPADFTKLIASEHVKWAKVVKDSGAKVD; this is encoded by the coding sequence ATGAACTTATCTTTCAAAACGAATCGCCGGGCCGCGCTGACGGCGTCGGCCGCTGCTGCCGCCATCGCCCTGATGGCGCCCGCCGCGTGGGCCCAGGGCACCTGGCCGACCAAGCCCGTGCGCATCGTCGTGCCCTTCGCGGCCGGCGGCACCACCGACATCCTGGCGCGCGCCGTGGCGCCCGAGCTCTCCAAGGCCTTCGGCCAGCAGTTCATCGTGGACAACCGCGCGGGCGCGGGCGGCAACGTGGGCGCCGAGCTCGTGGCGCGCGCGCCGAACGACGGCTACACGCTGCTGATGGGCACGGTGGGCACGCACGGCATCAACCGCGCGCTGTACCCCAAGCTGCCCTTCGACCCGATCAAGGACTTCGTGCCGATCACGCTGGTGGCCGCCGTGCCGAACGTGATGGAGATGAACGCCGAGAAAGCCAAGGCGCTGAACATCCACAACGTGCAGGACTTCATCAAGTACGCCAAGGCGAACCCGGGCAAGCTGAACATGGCGTCGAGCGGCAGCGGCACCTCGATCCATCTGGCGGGCGAGCTCTTCAAGAGCATGACCGGAACCTTCATGGCCCACATCCCGTACAAGGGCTCGGGCCCAGCGCTGCTGGACATGGTGGGCGGCAATGCCGACGTGATGTTCGACAACCTGCCTTCGTCGATGGCGCAGATCAAGGGCGGCAAGCTCACCGCGCTGGCCGTGACCAGCTCGCAGCGCTCGCCGGCGCTGCCTGACCTTCCGACGGTGGAGGAAGCGGGCGGCCCGACGCTCAAGGGATTTGAGGCGAGCTCATGGTTCGGCCTTCTGGCGCCGGCCGGCACCTCGCCCGAGATCGTGAACCGGATTCAGCAGGAAGTGGCCAAGTCGCTCGGCACGCCCGCCATCAAGGAGAAGATGCTCGCGCAGGGTGCGATCCCGAGCGGCAATTCGCCGGCCGACTTCACGAAGCTCATTGCGAGCGAGCACGTGAAGTGGGCGAAGGTCGTGAAAGACTCCGGCGCAAAGGTCGACTGA
- a CDS encoding DUF1840 domain-containing protein, with the protein MLYRFQSRASADFVMLEVHARQLLDIIGKSAAPQGIVTVEQIPGAISALEAALAREGSNAHNNDDYAVEGHTSDAEKQHVGLHQRAAPLLHMLKDSLADKKDVTWKT; encoded by the coding sequence ATGCTCTATCGTTTCCAGTCCCGGGCTTCCGCTGATTTCGTGATGCTCGAAGTGCACGCGCGCCAACTGCTCGACATCATCGGCAAGTCGGCCGCGCCGCAAGGCATCGTCACGGTCGAGCAGATTCCAGGCGCCATCTCCGCACTCGAGGCCGCACTGGCCCGCGAGGGCAGCAATGCCCACAACAACGACGACTACGCCGTCGAAGGCCACACCAGCGACGCCGAGAAGCAGCATGTAGGACTGCACCAGCGTGCAGCCCCCCTGCTTCACATGCTCAAGGACTCCCTGGCCGACAAGAAGGACGTGACCTGGAAGACCTGA
- a CDS encoding cyclopropane-fatty-acyl-phospholipid synthase family protein: MQNLIPKIESQLASLPVPIALELPDGRRVAQAGARVTLAFKEWTVLAKLAARQVGAIGEAYVEGKVQIEGAMRDLIDATVGMLPGNPAETDTSWWSRLQHRAKSRGSHSLRKDAAQIEFHYDVSDDFYALWLDPRRVYSCAYFRSPELTLAQAQEAKLDHICRKLMLQPGERYLDIGSGWGALLLWAAEHYGVDATGITLSKNQHAYVQRLIEEKGLQDRVRVELRDYRELPDTQPFDKISSVGMFEHVGAANMPTYFRKIHTLLKPGGLVLNHGITSGELNYRQLGAGMGDFIEKYIFPGGELLHVTHVLRETAAAGLEMVDTESLRPHYARTLWAWSDALEAQLDTAREVLQRSGGRQGENAERVLRAYRLYLAGSAMSFEQGWISLHQMLSTKPDGNVGRADVLRGAQSVYPFARDYIYK, from the coding sequence ATGCAAAACTTGATACCCAAGATCGAGTCGCAGCTGGCTTCGCTGCCTGTCCCCATCGCGCTGGAACTGCCGGATGGCCGGCGCGTTGCCCAGGCGGGAGCCCGCGTCACGCTGGCTTTCAAGGAGTGGACGGTGCTGGCCAAGCTGGCCGCCCGGCAGGTGGGCGCCATCGGGGAGGCCTACGTCGAGGGCAAGGTACAGATCGAGGGCGCCATGCGCGACCTGATCGACGCCACCGTCGGCATGCTGCCCGGCAACCCGGCGGAGACCGACACCAGCTGGTGGAGCCGGCTGCAGCACCGCGCCAAGTCGCGCGGCTCGCATTCGCTGCGCAAGGACGCCGCGCAGATCGAGTTCCACTACGACGTTTCCGACGATTTCTACGCGCTGTGGCTGGATCCGCGCCGCGTGTACTCATGCGCCTACTTCCGCTCGCCCGAGCTCACGCTCGCGCAGGCGCAGGAGGCCAAGCTCGACCACATCTGCCGCAAGCTGATGCTGCAGCCGGGCGAGCGCTACCTGGACATCGGCTCCGGCTGGGGCGCGCTGCTGCTGTGGGCCGCCGAGCACTACGGCGTGGACGCCACCGGCATCACGCTGTCGAAGAACCAGCATGCCTACGTGCAGCGGCTCATCGAAGAGAAGGGACTGCAGGACCGGGTTCGCGTGGAGCTGCGCGACTACCGCGAACTGCCGGACACCCAGCCGTTCGACAAGATTTCCTCCGTGGGCATGTTCGAGCACGTGGGCGCGGCCAACATGCCGACGTACTTCCGCAAGATCCACACGCTGCTCAAGCCGGGCGGCCTGGTGCTCAACCACGGCATCACCTCGGGCGAGCTGAACTACCGGCAACTGGGCGCGGGCATGGGCGACTTCATCGAGAAGTACATCTTCCCCGGCGGCGAGTTGCTGCACGTCACGCACGTGCTGCGCGAGACGGCGGCGGCAGGCCTGGAGATGGTCGACACCGAGAGCCTGCGCCCGCACTATGCGCGCACGCTCTGGGCCTGGTCGGATGCGCTCGAGGCGCAACTGGACACCGCCCGCGAGGTGCTGCAGCGCAGCGGCGGCCGCCAGGGCGAGAACGCGGAGCGCGTGCTGCGCGCCTACCGCCTGTACCTGGCGGGTTCGGCCATGAGTTTCGAGCAGGGATGGATCTCCCTGCACCAGATGTTGTCGACAAAGCCTGACGGGAATGTAGGGCGCGCGGACGTCTTGCGCGGCGCGCAATCGGTGTACCCTTTTGCCCGTGACTACATCTACAAGTGA
- a CDS encoding bifunctional salicylyl-CoA 5-hydroxylase/oxidoreductase yields the protein MNSLSPLPSAPASDLQRILCIGGGPAGLYFALLMKARNPALQITVVERNRPFDTFGWGVVLSDQTLGNLKAADADTAALIGNEFHHWDDIQVFFKGGQVRSGGHGFCGIGRKRLLNILQERCLALGVDLVFETDATDDQAIAAQYKADLVIASDGLNSRIRQRYADVFKPDVDLRNCRFVWLGTHQTFDAFTFAFEETEHGWFQAHAYQFDDKTSTFIVETPEAVWKAHGLDQMEQPEAIAFCEKLFAKYLGGHSLISNATHLRGSANWIRFPRVVCERWTHRIDVEGRSVPVVLMGDAAHTAHFSIGSGTKLALEDAIDLANEFEQGGTVDHVLEGYEARRSVEVLKIQNAARNSTEWFENVPRYTGMQIEQFAYSLLTRSQRISHENLRVRDTKWLGGYEQWLAGGKAMAPMLMPYKVRGLTLKNRILVSPMATYSAVDGVPQDFLLVHLGARALGGAAMVFVEMTSPTPEGRITPACTGLYNDTQQAAFKRIVDFVHTQSSAKIAMQLGHSGPKGSTRVGWEGTDEPLEDGNWPVLGASALPYGEQNQLPAAITRAEMDTLRDQFVDSTRRTVECGFDWLELHCAHGYLLSAFISPLTNQRTDEYGGDIEARCRYPLEVFRAMRAVWPEDKPMSVRISAHDWAPGGNTDADAVIVARLFKEAGADFIDVSSGQTTRAAKPVYGRMYQTPFSDRIRNEVGISTIAVGAITEADQANSIIAAGRADLCAIARPHLADPAWTLHEAAKLQSRDVDWPKQYLSGRDQMYREIAKQQQMAAAANAAVAAQNTEETH from the coding sequence ATGAACAGCCTCAGCCCGCTCCCATCCGCTCCCGCCTCGGACCTCCAGCGCATCCTGTGCATCGGCGGCGGTCCGGCGGGCTTGTATTTCGCGCTGCTGATGAAGGCGCGCAACCCTGCGCTGCAGATCACGGTGGTGGAGCGCAACCGGCCCTTCGACACCTTCGGCTGGGGCGTGGTGCTGAGCGACCAGACGCTGGGCAACCTCAAGGCGGCCGATGCCGACACCGCCGCGCTGATCGGCAACGAGTTCCATCACTGGGACGACATCCAGGTCTTCTTCAAGGGCGGCCAGGTGCGCTCGGGTGGCCACGGCTTCTGCGGCATCGGGCGCAAGCGCCTGCTCAACATCCTGCAGGAGCGCTGCCTCGCGCTGGGCGTGGACCTCGTGTTCGAAACCGACGCCACCGACGACCAGGCCATCGCCGCGCAGTACAAGGCCGACCTCGTGATCGCGAGCGATGGCCTCAACAGCCGCATCCGCCAGCGCTATGCCGACGTGTTCAAGCCCGACGTCGACCTGCGCAACTGCCGCTTCGTGTGGCTGGGCACGCACCAGACCTTCGACGCCTTCACCTTCGCGTTCGAGGAAACCGAGCACGGCTGGTTCCAGGCGCATGCCTACCAGTTCGACGACAAGACCTCGACCTTCATCGTCGAGACGCCCGAGGCGGTGTGGAAGGCCCATGGCCTCGACCAGATGGAACAGCCCGAAGCCATCGCCTTCTGCGAGAAGCTGTTCGCCAAATACCTGGGCGGCCACTCGCTGATCAGCAATGCCACGCACCTGCGCGGCTCGGCCAACTGGATCCGCTTTCCGCGCGTGGTGTGCGAACGCTGGACGCACCGCATCGACGTCGAAGGCCGCTCGGTGCCTGTCGTGCTGATGGGCGACGCCGCGCACACGGCGCATTTCTCGATCGGCTCGGGCACCAAGCTCGCGCTCGAAGATGCGATCGATCTCGCGAACGAATTCGAGCAGGGCGGTACCGTCGACCACGTGCTCGAAGGCTACGAGGCGCGCCGCAGCGTCGAGGTGCTGAAGATCCAGAACGCCGCGCGCAACTCCACCGAGTGGTTCGAGAACGTGCCGCGCTACACCGGCATGCAGATCGAGCAGTTCGCCTATTCGCTGCTCACGCGCTCGCAGCGCATCAGCCACGAGAACCTGCGCGTGCGCGACACGAAATGGCTCGGCGGCTACGAGCAGTGGCTCGCGGGCGGCAAGGCGATGGCGCCGATGCTCATGCCGTACAAGGTGCGCGGGCTCACGCTGAAGAACCGCATCCTGGTTTCGCCGATGGCGACCTACAGCGCAGTCGATGGCGTGCCGCAAGATTTTCTGCTGGTGCACCTGGGCGCGCGCGCACTCGGCGGCGCGGCGATGGTGTTCGTCGAGATGACGAGCCCGACGCCCGAAGGCCGCATCACGCCGGCCTGCACCGGCCTCTACAACGACACGCAGCAAGCGGCCTTCAAGCGCATCGTCGATTTCGTGCACACGCAGTCGAGCGCGAAGATCGCGATGCAGCTCGGCCACAGCGGCCCGAAGGGCTCGACGCGCGTGGGCTGGGAAGGCACCGACGAGCCGCTCGAAGACGGCAATTGGCCGGTGCTCGGCGCCAGCGCATTGCCCTATGGTGAACAGAACCAGCTGCCGGCCGCGATCACGCGCGCCGAAATGGACACGCTGCGCGACCAGTTCGTCGATTCGACCCGCCGCACCGTCGAATGCGGCTTCGACTGGCTCGAGCTGCACTGCGCACACGGCTACCTGCTGTCGGCCTTCATCAGCCCGCTCACCAACCAGCGCACCGACGAATACGGCGGCGACATCGAGGCACGCTGCCGCTACCCGCTCGAAGTGTTCCGCGCGATGCGCGCCGTGTGGCCCGAGGACAAGCCGATGAGCGTGCGCATCTCCGCACACGACTGGGCGCCCGGCGGCAACACCGACGCAGACGCGGTCATCGTCGCGCGCCTCTTCAAGGAAGCCGGCGCCGACTTCATCGACGTGTCTTCCGGCCAGACCACGCGCGCGGCCAAGCCGGTGTACGGCCGCATGTACCAGACGCCGTTCTCCGACCGCATCCGCAACGAGGTCGGCATCTCGACCATCGCGGTGGGCGCGATCACCGAGGCGGACCAGGCCAACAGCATCATCGCGGCCGGCCGCGCCGACCTCTGCGCCATCGCGCGCCCGCACCTCGCGGACCCCGCATGGACGCTGCATGAAGCCGCGAAGCTGCAGAGCCGCGATGTCGACTGGCCCAAGCAATACCTCAGCGGCCGCGACCAGATGTACCGCGAGATCGCCAAGCAACAGCAGATGGCCGCGGCTGCGAACGCCGCGGTGGCGGCGCAAAACACCGAGGAGACGCACTGA
- a CDS encoding MarR family transcriptional regulator, producing the protein MDLEARAHSEHPEALRLWLRLLTCTQIIEKQVRNELRSQFATTLPRFDLMSQLERSPDGLKMNELSRRMMVTGGNVTGITDQLVTEGLVERINVEGDRRAWRVRLTARGRKLFHEMAQQHEDWIVEAFAGLSSKEIAQLHKLLGKVKQHSHNQSMAETE; encoded by the coding sequence ATGGACCTCGAAGCGCGCGCGCACAGCGAACACCCCGAAGCCTTGCGGCTCTGGCTGCGGCTGCTCACCTGCACCCAGATCATCGAGAAGCAGGTGCGCAACGAACTGCGCTCGCAGTTCGCGACCACGCTGCCGCGCTTCGATCTGATGTCGCAACTCGAGCGCTCGCCCGACGGACTGAAGATGAACGAGCTCTCGCGCCGGATGATGGTGACGGGCGGCAATGTCACCGGCATCACCGACCAGCTCGTGACCGAAGGGCTGGTCGAGCGCATTAACGTCGAAGGCGACCGCCGCGCCTGGCGCGTGCGGCTCACCGCGCGCGGCCGCAAGCTCTTCCACGAAATGGCGCAGCAGCACGAAGACTGGATCGTCGAGGCCTTCGCGGGCCTCAGCAGCAAGGAGATCGCGCAGCTGCACAAGCTGCTCGGCAAGGTCAAGCAACACTCACACAACCAATCGATGGCGGAGACCGAATGA
- a CDS encoding enoyl-CoA hydratase family protein, with amino-acid sequence MKHYIGAGNPMHAQFEAKAAYKAKHFAWSYEAGVGTVTLNRPERKNPLTFDSYAELRDLFRALNYATDVKAIVVTGAGGNFCSGGDVHEIIGPLTGMRMPELLEFTRMTGDLVKAIRACPQPIVGAIDGVCAGAGAMIALACDLRYGSPSTRTAFLFTRVGLAGADMGACALLPRVIGQGRASELLFTGRAMTAQEGHAWGFFNALHESDALLEAATKMARELAEGPSFAHGMTKTMLAQEWSMTIDQAIEAEAQAQAICMQTEDFKRAYEAFAAKHKPVFGGD; translated from the coding sequence ATGAAGCACTACATCGGCGCAGGCAATCCCATGCACGCGCAATTCGAAGCGAAGGCAGCCTACAAGGCCAAGCACTTCGCATGGAGCTACGAAGCCGGCGTCGGCACCGTCACGCTGAACCGGCCCGAGCGCAAGAACCCGCTGACCTTCGACTCGTACGCCGAGCTGCGCGACCTGTTCCGTGCGCTGAACTACGCGACCGACGTGAAGGCGATCGTGGTGACCGGCGCGGGCGGCAACTTCTGCTCGGGCGGCGACGTGCACGAGATCATCGGGCCGCTGACCGGCATGCGCATGCCCGAGCTGCTCGAGTTCACGCGCATGACGGGTGACCTGGTGAAGGCGATCCGCGCGTGTCCGCAACCGATCGTGGGTGCCATCGACGGCGTGTGCGCCGGTGCCGGCGCGATGATCGCGCTGGCCTGCGACCTGCGATACGGCTCGCCTTCGACGCGCACCGCGTTCCTCTTCACCCGCGTGGGCCTTGCCGGTGCGGACATGGGTGCGTGCGCACTGCTGCCGCGCGTGATCGGCCAGGGCCGTGCATCGGAACTGCTCTTCACTGGCCGCGCGATGACGGCGCAGGAAGGCCACGCCTGGGGCTTCTTCAATGCGCTGCACGAAAGCGATGCGCTGCTCGAAGCCGCCACCAAGATGGCGCGCGAACTGGCCGAAGGCCCGAGCTTCGCGCATGGCATGACCAAGACGATGCTGGCGCAGGAATGGTCGATGACCATCGACCAGGCGATCGAGGCCGAAGCGCAGGCGCAGGCGATCTGCATGCAGACCGAGGACTTCAAGCGCGCCTACGAAGCCTTCGCGGCGAAGCACAAGCCCGTGTTCGGTGGGGACTGA
- a CDS encoding acyl-CoA dehydrogenase family protein produces the protein MMTKIPAPPSTAHLALPFFDEAHHSLARDLLPWCAAQEIDERDDRAACREWVRRLGDGGWLRYAVPGSAGGALERLDSRALVLLRETLGYHSPLADFAFAMQGLGSGAITLAGTPEQQSQYLTAVGKGNKIAAFALSEPDAGSDVAAMAMRAEPTADGWLLNGQKTWISNGGIADFYCVFAKTDPTGGTRGITVFIVDATTPGLDTSEHIDVMAPHPLATLRFENCVVPRTAQLGELNGGFKLAMRTLDIFRASVAAAALGMGRRALAEAIAHAKSRRMFGQTLADFQLTQAKLGEMAALIDSAALLTYRAAWMRDDAEQRGAAAVGDVSAAAAMAKMCATENASRVIDMALQMHGGLGVKVGTKIESLYRDIRSLRIYEGATEVQQLIIGKSVLRG, from the coding sequence ATGATGACGAAGATCCCTGCACCGCCTTCGACCGCGCATCTCGCGCTGCCGTTCTTCGACGAAGCCCATCACTCGCTCGCGCGTGACCTGCTGCCCTGGTGCGCGGCGCAAGAAATCGACGAGCGCGACGACCGCGCGGCTTGCCGCGAATGGGTACGGCGCCTGGGCGATGGCGGCTGGCTGCGCTATGCCGTGCCCGGCAGTGCGGGCGGCGCGCTGGAGCGCCTCGATTCGCGCGCGCTCGTGCTGCTGCGCGAGACGCTCGGCTACCACTCGCCGCTGGCCGACTTTGCCTTTGCAATGCAGGGGCTGGGCAGCGGTGCGATCACGCTCGCGGGCACGCCGGAGCAGCAATCGCAGTACCTGACTGCAGTCGGCAAAGGAAACAAGATCGCAGCCTTCGCATTGAGCGAACCCGATGCGGGCTCCGATGTGGCCGCGATGGCCATGCGCGCCGAACCCACGGCCGACGGCTGGCTGCTGAATGGCCAGAAGACCTGGATCAGCAACGGCGGCATCGCCGATTTCTATTGCGTGTTCGCGAAGACCGATCCGACGGGCGGCACGCGCGGCATCACGGTGTTCATCGTCGACGCGACGACGCCCGGACTCGACACCTCCGAGCACATCGACGTGATGGCGCCGCACCCGCTCGCCACGCTGCGCTTCGAGAACTGCGTCGTGCCGCGCACCGCGCAACTCGGCGAGCTCAACGGTGGCTTCAAGCTCGCGATGCGCACGCTCGACATCTTCCGCGCATCGGTCGCGGCGGCGGCGCTCGGCATGGGCCGTCGCGCACTCGCCGAAGCCATCGCACACGCGAAGAGCCGCCGCATGTTCGGCCAGACGCTCGCGGACTTCCAGCTCACGCAGGCCAAGCTCGGCGAGATGGCCGCGCTGATCGACAGCGCCGCACTGCTCACCTACCGCGCGGCATGGATGCGCGACGACGCAGAGCAACGCGGCGCAGCGGCAGTGGGCGATGTGTCCGCCGCTGCGGCGATGGCCAAGATGTGCGCCACCGAAAACGCGAGCCGCGTGATCGACATGGCGCTGCAGATGCACGGCGGCCTCGGCGTGAAGGTTGGCACGAAGATTGAAAGCCTCTACCGCGACATCCGCTCGCTGCGCATCTACGAAGGCGCGACGGAAGTCCAACAACTGATCATTGGCAAATCCGTTCTGCGGGGATAA
- a CDS encoding AMP-binding protein, whose protein sequence is MSAQVDRFVHDRLPPAAQLPVFRYDLPELQLPDQLNLVEELLDKADAKGFGDKPMLRSPAGTLTYKQAAVEVNRIAQVLTEDLGLVPGNRVLLRGGNSVAMALAWLAVVKAGLIAVATMPLLRAKELGEIIEKARPVAALCDGRLLDELVTAQKEHPVLATVIAFNKPDAADSLSARAAGKSGVFTACPTAADDIALLAFTSGTTGKPKAPVTTHRDVLAMCETWPRHVLKARSDDIVVGSPPLAFTFGLGGLLVFPMWAGASVYFADAPFTPEGLVKLINEVGATICYTAPTFYRQMAPFVRQHGMPSLRISVSAGEALPDATRQLWKEATGIEMLDGIGGTEVFHIYISAAGDEVRKGAVGKAVPGFTAKVVDDKGNEVPHGTVGKLALQGPVGCRYLDDPRQADYVKNGWNYPGDSFVQDDDGYFFYQARADDMIITAGYNVGGPEVEDALLKHPAVAECGVIGKPDADRGMIVKAFCVLKPGNEGDAALVKALQDHVKATIAPFKYPREIEFVTVLPRTETGKLQRFKLRQLNSTP, encoded by the coding sequence GTGTCTGCCCAAGTCGACCGCTTCGTTCACGACCGCCTGCCGCCTGCCGCGCAGCTGCCGGTCTTTCGCTACGACCTGCCCGAGCTGCAGTTGCCCGACCAGCTGAACCTCGTGGAGGAACTGCTGGACAAGGCCGACGCCAAGGGCTTCGGCGACAAGCCGATGCTGCGCTCGCCGGCGGGCACGCTCACGTACAAACAGGCCGCCGTCGAGGTCAACCGCATCGCGCAGGTTCTGACCGAAGACCTCGGCCTCGTGCCCGGCAACCGCGTGCTGCTGCGTGGCGGCAACTCGGTGGCAATGGCGCTCGCGTGGCTTGCGGTGGTGAAGGCCGGGTTGATCGCGGTGGCGACGATGCCGTTGCTGCGCGCCAAGGAGCTCGGCGAGATCATCGAGAAGGCGCGCCCCGTTGCCGCGCTGTGCGACGGTCGCCTGCTCGACGAGCTGGTGACCGCGCAGAAGGAGCATCCGGTGCTCGCAACGGTGATCGCATTCAACAAACCCGACGCGGCGGACTCGCTCTCCGCGCGCGCCGCGGGCAAGAGCGGCGTGTTCACCGCATGCCCCACCGCAGCCGACGACATCGCATTGCTCGCCTTCACCTCGGGCACCACGGGCAAGCCCAAGGCGCCCGTCACCACGCACCGCGACGTGCTCGCGATGTGCGAGACCTGGCCGCGCCATGTGCTCAAGGCGCGCAGCGACGACATCGTGGTGGGCTCGCCGCCGCTGGCCTTCACCTTCGGGCTCGGCGGCCTGCTCGTGTTCCCGATGTGGGCCGGTGCCTCGGTGTACTTCGCCGATGCGCCGTTCACGCCTGAAGGACTGGTGAAGCTCATCAACGAGGTCGGTGCGACCATCTGCTACACGGCGCCCACGTTCTATCGCCAGATGGCGCCCTTCGTGCGGCAGCACGGCATGCCCAGCCTGCGCATCAGCGTGAGCGCGGGCGAGGCCTTGCCCGATGCGACGCGCCAGCTGTGGAAGGAAGCCACCGGCATCGAGATGCTCGACGGCATCGGCGGCACCGAGGTGTTTCACATCTACATCTCCGCTGCGGGCGATGAAGTGCGAAAGGGCGCGGTCGGCAAGGCGGTGCCGGGCTTCACCGCGAAGGTGGTGGACGACAAGGGCAACGAGGTGCCGCACGGCACCGTCGGCAAGCTCGCATTGCAGGGGCCGGTCGGCTGCCGGTATCTGGACGATCCGCGCCAGGCCGACTACGTGAAGAACGGCTGGAACTACCCCGGCGATTCATTCGTGCAGGACGACGACGGCTACTTCTTCTACCAGGCGCGCGCCGACGACATGATCATCACTGCCGGCTACAACGTCGGCGGGCCGGAGGTCGAGGACGCCCTGCTCAAGCACCCTGCGGTCGCCGAGTGCGGCGTGATCGGCAAGCCCGACGCCGACCGCGGCATGATCGTGAAGGCCTTCTGCGTGCTCAAGCCCGGCAACGAAGGCGATGCAGCCCTCGTGAAGGCGCTGCAGGACCATGTGAAGGCCACCATCGCGCCCTTCAAATACCCGCGGGAAATCGAGTTCGTGACGGTGCTCCCGCGCACCGAGACCGGCAAGCTCCAGCGATTCAAACTGAGACAACTCAACAGCACACCATGA
- a CDS encoding RidA family protein, translating to MINKLLQPEGWLPPKGYANGVAARGTMLFVGGQIGWNAQQQFESDDFIEQCGLALRNIAEVLRAGGAGPEHMVRMTWYVTDRDEYSRRLAELGPVYRDAMGRNFPAMTCVQVAALVEHRAKVEIEVTAVIPD from the coding sequence ATGATCAACAAACTCCTGCAGCCCGAAGGCTGGCTGCCTCCCAAGGGCTATGCGAACGGTGTCGCCGCGCGCGGCACCATGCTGTTCGTCGGCGGCCAGATCGGCTGGAATGCGCAGCAGCAGTTCGAGTCGGACGACTTCATCGAGCAGTGCGGCCTCGCGCTGCGCAACATCGCCGAGGTGCTGCGCGCGGGCGGCGCGGGCCCGGAGCACATGGTGCGCATGACCTGGTACGTGACGGACCGCGACGAGTACAGCCGCCGGCTTGCCGAGCTGGGCCCGGTCTATCGCGATGCGATGGGACGCAACTTCCCGGCGATGACCTGCGTGCAGGTGGCGGCGCTGGTCGAGCACCGCGCGAAGGTCGAGATCGAGGTCACGGCGGTCATTCCGGACTGA